The following are encoded together in the Mycteria americana isolate JAX WOST 10 ecotype Jacksonville Zoo and Gardens chromosome 2, USCA_MyAme_1.0, whole genome shotgun sequence genome:
- the POMGNT2 gene encoding protein O-linked-mannose beta-1,4-N-acetylglucosaminyltransferase 2: MNIAAVFNALLVSVLAAVLWKYIKLREHVFMVEEELVLTRQSQELSQVQIDYHAALQALVEDGTRMVCTGRMHTDRICRFESLCYSTEAEEFVYFHSNSSVMLPNLGSRRFQPALLDLSSVEDHNTQYFNFVELPAAALKFMPKPVFVPDVALIANRFNPDNLMHVFHDDLLPIYYTMQQFSDLDLEARLFFMEGWTEGVHFDLYKLLSNKQPLLREQLKTLGRLLCFTKSYVGLSKITTWYQYGFVQPQGPKANILVSGNEIRQFTKFMTQRLNVSLEESSSEEYIVVFSRTINRLILNEAELILALAQEFQMKTITVSLEEHSFSDIVRLISNASMLVSMHGAQLVMSLFLPRGATVVELFPYAINPEHYTPYKTLATLPGMDLQYIAWQNTDREDTVTYPDRPWDQGGIAHLDKAEQERIIKSTEVPRHLCCRNPEWLFRAYQDTKVNIPSLIHVIRQTVKSKPGPKKQKWSGSLYPGKVRDAKCQASVQGTSEAKLAVSWQIPWNLKYLKVREVKYEVWIQEQGENTYMPYILSHQNHTFSENIKPFTIYLVWIRCIFNKNLLGPFADVLLCST, translated from the coding sequence ATGAACATAGCAGCTGTGTTTAATGCCCTGCTCGTGTCTGtccttgctgctgtgctgtggaaaTACATCAAACTGCGAGAGCATGTCTTCATGGTCGAAGAGGAGTTGGTCCTCACACGTCAGTCTCAGGAACTCTCTCAGGTTCAGATTGACTACCATGCAGCTCTCCAGGCATTGGTGGAGGACGGTACCAGGATGGTGTGCACTGGCAGGATGCACACCGACCGCATCTGCCGCTTTGAGTCCCTCTGCTACTCTACTGAGGCTGAGGAGTTTGTCTACTTTCACAGCAACTCCTCAGTCATGCTACCCAACCTGGGCTCCCGGaggttccagccagctctgcttgACCTCTCCTCGGTGGAAGATCACAACACCCAGTACTTCAACTTTGtggagctgccagctgctgcgCTGAAATTTATGCCAAAGCCGGTCTTCGTGCCTGATGTGGCGCTGATCGCTAACAGGTTCAACCCAGACAACCTGATGCACGTCTTTCATGACGACCTCCTCCCCATTTATTACACCATGCAGCAGTTCTCTGATTTAGACCTGGAGGCACGGCTCTTCTTCATGGAAGGGTGGACTGAAGGTGTTCACTTTGACCTCTACAAGTTACTGAGTAACAAGCAGCCGCTCCTCAGGGAGCAGCTTAAAACCCTGGGCAGGCTCCTCTGCTTTACCAAATCATATGTGGGACTGTCCAAAATCACCACCTGGTACCAGTACGGATTTGTCCAACCGCAAGGGCCGAAGGCTAACATCTTGGTTTCTGGTAACGAGATCAGGCAGTTCACCAAATTCATGACACAGAGGCTGAACGTCAGCTTGGAGGAAAGCTCCAGTGAGGAGTACATCGTGGTGTTCAGTCGAACAATCAACAGACTTATCCTAAATGAGGCAGAACTAATCCTGGCTCTCGCTCAGGAGTTTCAGATGAAAACCATTACCGTCTCTCTGGAGGAGCATTCATTTTCTGACATCGTCCGGTTGATCAGCAATGCGTCCATGCTGGTCAGCATGCATGGGGCCCAATTAGTCATGTCTCTCTTCCTGCCAAGAGGTGCCACAGTGGTGGAGCTCTTTCCTTATGCTATCAACCCTGAACACTATACCCCTTACAAAACCCTGGCAACCCTTCCTGGCATGGACCTGCAGTACATTGCCTGGCAGAACACCGACAGGGAAGACACTGTTACCTACCCAGACAGACCTTGGGATCAGGGCGGGATTGCTCATCTGGACAAAGCTGAGCAAGAGCGCATCATCAAGAGCACAGAGGTGCCGCGGCACCTCTGCTGCCGCAACCCCGAGTGGCTGTTCCGTGCCTACCAGGACACGAAGGTGAACATCCCTTCTCTCATCCATGTGATCAGACAGACTGTGAAGTCTAAACCTGGACCCAAGAAGCAGAAGTGGTCTGGTAGCCTCTACCCTGGCAAAGTGAGGGATGCCAAGTGTCAAGCCTCTGTCCAGGGCACGAGCGAAGCTAAACTTGCCGTGTCCTGGCAGATCCCCTGGAACCTGAAGTATCTCAAGGTCAGAGAAGTGAAATACGAAGTGTGGATACAAGAGCAAGGGGAAAACACTTACATGCCTTATATATTGTCCCATCAGAATCACACCTTCTCAGAAAACATTAAGCCCTTCACAATATACCTGGTGTGGATACGCTGCATCTTCAACAAAAATCTCCTGGGACCTTTTGCAGATGTGCTCTTGTGTAGTACATAA